A genome region from Triticum aestivum cultivar Chinese Spring chromosome 2B, IWGSC CS RefSeq v2.1, whole genome shotgun sequence includes the following:
- the LOC780634 gene encoding MADS-box transcription factor 18 isoform X2: MGRGPVQLRRIENKINRQVTFSKRRSGLLKKAHEISVLCDAEVALIVFSTKGKLYEYSSQDSSMDVILERYQRYSFEERAVLDPSIGNQANWGDEYGSLKIKLDALQKSQRQLLGEQLDPLTTKELQQLEQQLDSSLKHIRSRKNQLLFESISELQKKEKSLKDQNGVLQKLNGATNINHQEQLNGATTSSPSPTPATAQDSMATPNIGYLCFHLGHINLENQEGGIQNLSRLQHKQTTAIYHRGCSPPSATDEGWRQPHMTPPEGENGVLFPRFGSIFFLYYKIQRLVSTFRFHFFLLSMSTILWLELSV; the protein is encoded by the exons ATGGGGCGCGGGCCGGTGCAGCTGCGGCGGATCGAGAACAAGATAAACCGGCAGGTGACCTTCTCCAAGCGCCGCAGCgggctgctcaagaaggcgcacgAGATCTCCGTGCTCTGCGACGCCGAGGTCGCGCTCATCGTCTTCTCCACCAAGGGCAAGCTATACGAGTACTCCAGCCAGGACAG TAGCATGGATGTGATTCTTGAACGTTACCAACGTTACTCATTTGAAGAAAGAGCTGTACTGGATCCAAGTATTGGAAACCAG GCAAACTGGGGAGATGAATATGGAAGTTTGAAGATAAAACTCGATGCACTCCAGAAGAGTCAAAG GCAACTCTTGGGTGAACAATTGGACCCACTCACCACAAAAGAACTCCAACAGTTGGAACAACAGCTTGATAGTTCTTTGAAGCACATAAGGTCAAGAAAG AATCAACTTCTCTTTGAGTCTATATCTGAGCTTCAAAAGAAG GAGAAGTCATTAAAAGATCAGAATGGCGTCCTGCAGAAG TTGAATGGAGCAACAAATATCAATCACCAGGAGCAGCTGAATGGAGCAACAACAAGCTCACCGTCACCTACACCAGCGACAGCCCAAGATTCCATGGCGACTCCAAATATTGGGTACTTATGCTTCCACTTAG GCCATATCAATCTAGAGAATCAGGAGGGGGGAATCCAGAACCTCAGCCGTCTCCAGCACAAGCAAACAACAGCAATCTACCACCGTGGATGCTCTCCACCATCAGCAACAGATGAAGGCTGGCGACAGCCTCATATGACTCCACCTGAAGGCGAGAATGGCGTATTGTTTCCACGTTTCGGTTCCATTTTTTTCCTGTACTATAAGATACAGCGTCTTGTTTCCACGTTCCGGTTCCATTTTTTTCTCCTATCGATGAGCACGATCTTGTGGTTGGAGTTAAGTGTGTAA
- the LOC780634 gene encoding MADS-box transcription factor 18 isoform X1 — translation MGRGPVQLRRIENKINRQVTFSKRRSGLLKKAHEISVLCDAEVALIVFSTKGKLYEYSSQDSSMDVILERYQRYSFEERAVLDPSIGNQANWGDEYGSLKIKLDALQKSQRQLLGEQLDPLTTKELQQLEQQLDSSLKHIRSRKNQLLFESISELQKKEKSLKDQNGVLQKHLVETEKEKNNVLSNIHHQEQLNGATNINHQEQLNGATTSSPSPTPATAQDSMATPNIGYLCFHLGHINLENQEGGIQNLSRLQHKQTTAIYHRGCSPPSATDEGWRQPHMTPPEGENGVLFPRFGSIFFLYYKIQRLVSTFRFHFFLLSMSTILWLELSV, via the exons ATGGGGCGCGGGCCGGTGCAGCTGCGGCGGATCGAGAACAAGATAAACCGGCAGGTGACCTTCTCCAAGCGCCGCAGCgggctgctcaagaaggcgcacgAGATCTCCGTGCTCTGCGACGCCGAGGTCGCGCTCATCGTCTTCTCCACCAAGGGCAAGCTATACGAGTACTCCAGCCAGGACAG TAGCATGGATGTGATTCTTGAACGTTACCAACGTTACTCATTTGAAGAAAGAGCTGTACTGGATCCAAGTATTGGAAACCAG GCAAACTGGGGAGATGAATATGGAAGTTTGAAGATAAAACTCGATGCACTCCAGAAGAGTCAAAG GCAACTCTTGGGTGAACAATTGGACCCACTCACCACAAAAGAACTCCAACAGTTGGAACAACAGCTTGATAGTTCTTTGAAGCACATAAGGTCAAGAAAG AATCAACTTCTCTTTGAGTCTATATCTGAGCTTCAAAAGAAG GAGAAGTCATTAAAAGATCAGAATGGCGTCCTGCAGAAG CACCTCGTAGAGACAGAAAAGGAGAAAAATAACGTTTTGTCAAATATTCATCACCAAGAGCAGTTGAATGGAGCAACAAATATCAATCACCAGGAGCAGCTGAATGGAGCAACAACAAGCTCACCGTCACCTACACCAGCGACAGCCCAAGATTCCATGGCGACTCCAAATATTGGGTACTTATGCTTCCACTTAG GCCATATCAATCTAGAGAATCAGGAGGGGGGAATCCAGAACCTCAGCCGTCTCCAGCACAAGCAAACAACAGCAATCTACCACCGTGGATGCTCTCCACCATCAGCAACAGATGAAGGCTGGCGACAGCCTCATATGACTCCACCTGAAGGCGAGAATGGCGTATTGTTTCCACGTTTCGGTTCCATTTTTTTCCTGTACTATAAGATACAGCGTCTTGTTTCCACGTTCCGGTTCCATTTTTTTCTCCTATCGATGAGCACGATCTTGTGGTTGGAGTTAAGTGTGTAA
- the LOC780634 gene encoding MADS-box transcription factor 18 isoform X4, with protein MGRGPVQLRRIENKINRQVTFSKRRSGLLKKAHEISVLCDAEVALIVFSTKGKLYEYSSQDSSMDVILERYQRYSFEERAVLDPSIGNQANWGDEYGSLKIKLDALQKSQRQLLGEQLDPLTTKELQQLEQQLDSSLKHIRSRKNQLLFESISELQKKEKSLKDQNGVLQKLNGATNINHQEQLNGATTSSPSPTPATAQDSMATPNIGPYQSRESGGGNPEPQPSPAQANNSNLPPWMLSTISNR; from the exons ATGGGGCGCGGGCCGGTGCAGCTGCGGCGGATCGAGAACAAGATAAACCGGCAGGTGACCTTCTCCAAGCGCCGCAGCgggctgctcaagaaggcgcacgAGATCTCCGTGCTCTGCGACGCCGAGGTCGCGCTCATCGTCTTCTCCACCAAGGGCAAGCTATACGAGTACTCCAGCCAGGACAG TAGCATGGATGTGATTCTTGAACGTTACCAACGTTACTCATTTGAAGAAAGAGCTGTACTGGATCCAAGTATTGGAAACCAG GCAAACTGGGGAGATGAATATGGAAGTTTGAAGATAAAACTCGATGCACTCCAGAAGAGTCAAAG GCAACTCTTGGGTGAACAATTGGACCCACTCACCACAAAAGAACTCCAACAGTTGGAACAACAGCTTGATAGTTCTTTGAAGCACATAAGGTCAAGAAAG AATCAACTTCTCTTTGAGTCTATATCTGAGCTTCAAAAGAAG GAGAAGTCATTAAAAGATCAGAATGGCGTCCTGCAGAAG TTGAATGGAGCAACAAATATCAATCACCAGGAGCAGCTGAATGGAGCAACAACAAGCTCACCGTCACCTACACCAGCGACAGCCCAAGATTCCATGGCGACTCCAAATATTGG GCCATATCAATCTAGAGAATCAGGAGGGGGGAATCCAGAACCTCAGCCGTCTCCAGCACAAGCAAACAACAGCAATCTACCACCGTGGATGCTCTCCACCATCAGCAACAGATGA
- the LOC780634 gene encoding MADS-box transcription factor 18 isoform X3, producing MGRGPVQLRRIENKINRQVTFSKRRSGLLKKAHEISVLCDAEVALIVFSTKGKLYEYSSQDSSMDVILERYQRYSFEERAVLDPSIGNQANWGDEYGSLKIKLDALQKSQRQLLGEQLDPLTTKELQQLEQQLDSSLKHIRSRKNQLLFESISELQKKEKSLKDQNGVLQKHLVETEKEKNNVLSNIHHQEQLNGATNINHQEQLNGATTSSPSPTPATAQDSMATPNIGPYQSRESGGGNPEPQPSPAQANNSNLPPWMLSTISNR from the exons ATGGGGCGCGGGCCGGTGCAGCTGCGGCGGATCGAGAACAAGATAAACCGGCAGGTGACCTTCTCCAAGCGCCGCAGCgggctgctcaagaaggcgcacgAGATCTCCGTGCTCTGCGACGCCGAGGTCGCGCTCATCGTCTTCTCCACCAAGGGCAAGCTATACGAGTACTCCAGCCAGGACAG TAGCATGGATGTGATTCTTGAACGTTACCAACGTTACTCATTTGAAGAAAGAGCTGTACTGGATCCAAGTATTGGAAACCAG GCAAACTGGGGAGATGAATATGGAAGTTTGAAGATAAAACTCGATGCACTCCAGAAGAGTCAAAG GCAACTCTTGGGTGAACAATTGGACCCACTCACCACAAAAGAACTCCAACAGTTGGAACAACAGCTTGATAGTTCTTTGAAGCACATAAGGTCAAGAAAG AATCAACTTCTCTTTGAGTCTATATCTGAGCTTCAAAAGAAG GAGAAGTCATTAAAAGATCAGAATGGCGTCCTGCAGAAG CACCTCGTAGAGACAGAAAAGGAGAAAAATAACGTTTTGTCAAATATTCATCACCAAGAGCAGTTGAATGGAGCAACAAATATCAATCACCAGGAGCAGCTGAATGGAGCAACAACAAGCTCACCGTCACCTACACCAGCGACAGCCCAAGATTCCATGGCGACTCCAAATATTGG GCCATATCAATCTAGAGAATCAGGAGGGGGGAATCCAGAACCTCAGCCGTCTCCAGCACAAGCAAACAACAGCAATCTACCACCGTGGATGCTCTCCACCATCAGCAACAGATGA